One genomic window of Punica granatum isolate Tunisia-2019 chromosome 1, ASM765513v2, whole genome shotgun sequence includes the following:
- the LOC116194926 gene encoding kinesin-like protein KIN-4C: MGKATRRAKQAIAPENASPSASASPVSSSSTTMTAVSSAAEQSEHYEKRIHDLELENKAYQKEIEGLKNKLGNVSVTPDSVKRLKDGYLQKLNALEEQVKELKKKQDVQSQLSTCRRRNDEGKHLHDEIQKLKAQKVQLQCQGKLDSVQFRLCKAALEKEILQLKKEGRRTEFEMQNLLALNQRQKMVLQRKNEENSMASNRLRNLLESRKVLFSQKTGTKRASPAGIQGLEHEFEVTAHINQLCAEYEHQIEMMADEISKAKEEAELLKQENFRLLIQNKELDCKEDPELRDLKEDVIKLSNLLSQLEARKAKLTFQEDAQGDLTQPSISAGSTTAYSDPNASELENSEEISVQGKKGSGTCCSCSKRSLCKTMKCECRTAGGSCGIACGCSSAKCTNRADLPVKLEESAGTGISDENLNSNSNLSVNAEAEKNVLNSQDAIPHSGPLLAPAETDDHCGLKKMPLYDIANTLIKSFASKHNQRRKARN, translated from the exons atgGGGAAGGCGACCCGGCGAGCAAAGCAAGCGATTGCACCTGAGAACGCCTCGCCATCAGCCTCAGCATCACcggtttcttcttcttcgacgACGATGACCGCCGTCAGCTCAGCTGCTGAGCAGTCAGAGCATTACGAGAAGCGAATCCATGATTTGGAGCTGGAGAACAAAGCGTATCAG AAAGAGATTGAGGGGCTGAAGAACAAACTGGGGAATGTTTCCGTTACTCCCGACAGTGTGAAGAGGTTGAAGGATGGCTATCTACAAAAGCTGAATGCTCTCGAAGAGCAG GTTAAGGAACTGAAGAAAAAGCAAGATGTGCAATCCCAACTTTCCACTTGCAGAAGGAGAAACGATGAGGGCAAGCATCTGCATGACGAGATCCAGAAGCTGAAGGCTCAAAAA GTTCAACTTCAGTGCCAGGGCAAGCTGGATTCTGTGCAGTTTAGGTTATGCAAGGCTGCATTGGAGAAGGAAATCCTTCAG CTCAAAAAAGAGGGGCGAAGAACTGAGTTTGAGATGCAAAACCTATTAGCTCTAAACCAGAGGCAGAAGATG GTCTTGCAGcggaaaaatgaagaaaattctatGGCTTCAAATCGCCTTAGGAATCTTTTGGAATCACGAAAGGTTCTCTTCAGCCAGAAAACAG GAACCAAAAGAGCAAGTCCTGCTGGAATTCAG GGTCTTGAACATGAGTTTGAGGTCACAGCACACATAAATCAACTTTGTGCAGAATATGAGCATCAAATAGAAAT GATGGCTGATGAGATCTCGAAGGCCAAGGAAGAAGCTGAGTTGCTTAAGCAAGAGAATTTTAG GCTCTTGATACAGAACAAGGAACTCGACTGCAAAGAAGATCCCGAGCTGAGAGACTTGAAAGAAGACGTAATCAAACTGAGTAACCTGCTTAGCCAATTAGAAGCGCGAAAAGCAAAACTCACATTCCAGGAAGATGCACAG GGGGACTTGACTCAGCCTTCTATTTCTGCTGGAAGTACTACTGCATATTCAGATCCAAACGCAAGTGAACTCGAAAATTCCGAGGAAATTTCCGTGCAGGGGAAAAAGGGATCGGGGACATGCTGCTCTTGCAGTAAGAGGTCATTGTGCAAAACAATGAAATGTGAGTGCAGGACTGCTGGGGGCAGCTGTGGGATCGCGTGCGGCTGTTCATCTGCTAAGTGCACAAACAGGGCAGATCTTCCCGTCAAGTTGGAGGAATCGGCAGGGACTGGCATTAGTGATGAAAACTTGAACTCAAATTCTAATCTTTCGGTGAATGCCGAGGCAGAGAAAAACGTCCTCAATTCTCAAGATGCCATTCCTCACAGCGGGCCCCTGTTAGCGCCTGCAGAGACTGATGATCACTGTGGGCTTAAGAAGATGCCTCTGTATGACATTGCAAACACACTG ATCAAATCGTTTGCTTCGAAACACAACCAGAGAAGGAAAGCCCGTAACTGA